A portion of the Leptospira inadai serovar Lyme str. 10 genome contains these proteins:
- a CDS encoding EAL domain-containing protein: MNNLKAKKLLILDDEEEITKILGEIAEDCGFTVSLTYDAPDFLTKLDDSFDCIILDLMIPGMDGVDVIRALSEKEVDPDVVLISGADRRTLHSAQTLAGEYGLRIHSVMEKPIRIADMRSLLQDLFGKSDKLPRSKKSIIGNSRFSFKSEELYHALQSNQFILHYQPKIYLKTGKVEGFESLVRWSHPELGLLYPDSFLPNMEKEAKILNLMTDKIIDTALAECSKWKSMGKELRMAVNVSPVTLTDLDFPERIYAKVKESGISQSNFQMEVTETSFLENIRFTQDILTRLRIRGIGLSIDDFGTGYSSLKQLHRFPFTELKIDKSFVMDSPQDRESLFICQASIDLGHKLGMTVVAEGIETPEVEKLMKDAGCDIGQGYYYSRPIPPERIPELLKNFG; encoded by the coding sequence ATGAATAATCTCAAAGCTAAAAAACTTCTGATCTTAGACGACGAAGAAGAGATAACGAAAATTTTAGGTGAAATCGCGGAAGACTGCGGTTTTACCGTATCGCTTACTTATGATGCTCCGGATTTTCTTACTAAGCTCGACGATTCATTCGATTGTATTATCCTCGATTTGATGATCCCCGGAATGGACGGTGTGGACGTAATTCGGGCTTTGTCCGAAAAAGAAGTGGATCCGGATGTCGTTTTAATTTCGGGGGCCGACCGTCGAACTTTACATAGCGCTCAAACATTGGCGGGTGAATATGGATTGAGAATACATTCGGTTATGGAAAAACCGATTCGCATAGCCGATATGAGATCTTTGCTCCAGGATTTATTCGGAAAATCTGATAAACTTCCGCGCTCGAAAAAATCTATTATAGGAAATTCCAGGTTTTCCTTTAAATCGGAGGAACTCTATCATGCGCTACAGTCCAATCAATTTATACTGCATTATCAACCTAAAATCTACCTAAAGACCGGTAAAGTGGAAGGTTTCGAGTCCCTCGTTCGTTGGAGTCATCCGGAGCTCGGGTTACTTTATCCGGATTCGTTTCTGCCGAACATGGAAAAGGAAGCAAAAATCCTAAACTTAATGACCGACAAGATAATAGATACCGCATTGGCGGAATGCTCCAAATGGAAGTCTATGGGTAAAGAGTTGAGAATGGCGGTTAACGTCTCTCCGGTAACGTTGACGGATTTGGATTTTCCGGAAAGAATTTACGCAAAGGTTAAAGAAAGTGGAATATCACAAAGTAATTTCCAGATGGAAGTGACCGAGACAAGCTTTTTGGAAAACATTCGATTCACGCAGGATATCTTAACTCGCCTTAGGATTCGAGGGATAGGTTTATCCATCGACGACTTCGGAACGGGTTATTCTTCATTAAAACAATTGCATAGATTCCCGTTTACCGAGTTGAAAATCGATAAGTCTTTCGTAATGGATTCACCGCAGGATAGGGAGTCTTTGTTTATTTGCCAAGCTTCGATCGATCTTGGCCATAAACTTGGAATGACCGTAGTGGCAGAAGGGATAGAAACTCCCGAAGTTGAAAAACTGATGAAAGATGCCGGCTGCGATATAGGACAAGGATATTATTATTCCAGACCGATTCCCCCCGAACGAATTCCCGAGCTGTTAAAGAACTTTGGTTGA
- a CDS encoding glycosyltransferase family 2 protein — MSKQQIRHHLWKKTYFIIPALNEEESLPAVLVELKNLGIEPSHILVIDNGSIDRTARVATEQEVIVLREPNKGYGIACLTGVSFLKNLNEPPEFLVFVDGDGSDDLGDLFSLFQPFVMDPWTDFVLGTRTQGGAEDGSLSFLQKFGNALSCFLLKVFYGVKFTDLGPFRVLRWNSFLSLGQKDKTWGWNLEMQIKAVRKGFQIAEVPVRYERRKGGKSKISGTLIGSVRAGTKILWIFFYLTFLTGENRSKESKIIRLPKTVRKIPTKRGSTKVL; from the coding sequence GTGAGCAAGCAACAGATCCGACATCATCTTTGGAAGAAGACGTATTTTATTATTCCCGCATTAAACGAAGAAGAAAGCCTACCTGCGGTATTGGTCGAACTAAAGAATCTCGGAATCGAACCTTCCCACATACTGGTGATCGACAACGGTTCCATAGACAGGACGGCTCGCGTGGCAACTGAACAAGAAGTTATCGTATTAAGAGAACCGAATAAAGGTTACGGAATTGCCTGTTTAACCGGAGTTTCCTTCCTGAAAAATTTGAATGAACCTCCCGAGTTTTTGGTCTTCGTGGACGGAGACGGATCGGATGATTTAGGCGATTTATTTTCCCTATTTCAACCTTTCGTAATGGACCCTTGGACGGATTTCGTATTAGGCACCAGAACTCAAGGCGGCGCGGAAGACGGATCACTGTCTTTTTTGCAAAAATTCGGCAATGCCTTATCCTGTTTTCTACTCAAAGTCTTTTACGGAGTGAAATTCACCGATCTAGGTCCGTTCAGAGTTTTACGATGGAATTCGTTTCTATCTTTGGGACAGAAAGACAAGACATGGGGATGGAACCTGGAAATGCAAATCAAGGCCGTTCGAAAAGGGTTTCAAATCGCGGAGGTTCCCGTACGCTACGAACGTAGAAAAGGAGGCAAATCGAAAATCAGCGGGACTCTGATCGGAAGCGTACGCGCAGGAACAAAAATTCTCTGGATATTTTTTTATTTAACGTTTTTAACCGGCGAAAATCGCTCCAAGGAATCGAAGATTATTCGACTTCCTAAAACTGTCCGTAAAATTCCGACCAAGCGAGGCTCAACCAAAGTTCTTTAA
- a CDS encoding multiheme c-type cytochrome, with protein MTKFKGSVIFLCLTVFVGLLLYIIYFGNRKVSVEVALGNHPWTKPIPYLPPLEGVGEVRAENCGMCHTEIYREWKTSTHANAFNDLQFQSELSKSTSPRWLCLNCHIPVSNQRETIVNFLSNGDYRRPIEEANPNFDIKMKSEGVTCATCHVRLDEQGKSYVLGATGGTKPPHPVRIESELLKDRCLDCHNASYMLDDQLVCAFNTGNESKDPGNSYGQVTCGSCHMPEIGRKFVKPDLISPKRISHKHGFVGGGVPKRFELYDSQVANGYETGLKFSRLKLSVRENKIETMLEFSNSLSSHYIPSGDPERFLKLIISVKNDSGIETQRKETRIGQEWEWYPKAMLISDNRMRPGETRIWSETLQSEKAGIVTLEIFHVRLKESNAEPMRTAADKTAKEYSDKIRNIEEFYPFSTLIHKEEADLRTGKSRIFSKKELFKISAGRKGE; from the coding sequence ATGACGAAATTTAAGGGAAGTGTAATATTCTTATGTTTAACGGTCTTTGTCGGACTTCTCTTATACATTATCTACTTCGGGAATCGGAAAGTATCGGTAGAAGTCGCTTTAGGAAATCATCCTTGGACAAAACCGATTCCTTATCTTCCGCCTTTGGAAGGTGTCGGCGAAGTCCGTGCCGAAAATTGCGGGATGTGCCATACCGAAATATATCGGGAATGGAAGACTTCCACTCACGCAAACGCTTTCAACGACCTACAATTTCAATCGGAACTTTCCAAATCGACTTCCCCGCGTTGGCTCTGCCTCAACTGCCATATTCCGGTATCAAATCAACGGGAAACTATCGTGAATTTTCTATCGAATGGTGATTATCGCCGTCCGATAGAAGAAGCAAACCCGAATTTCGATATAAAGATGAAATCGGAGGGCGTCACATGCGCTACTTGTCATGTCCGGTTGGATGAGCAAGGGAAGTCTTACGTACTCGGCGCTACCGGGGGAACAAAACCGCCTCATCCGGTTCGTATAGAAAGCGAACTTCTCAAAGATCGGTGTCTAGATTGCCATAATGCATCTTATATGTTGGACGACCAACTTGTCTGCGCATTCAATACCGGAAACGAATCCAAAGATCCGGGGAATTCCTACGGTCAGGTAACTTGCGGGTCTTGTCATATGCCTGAAATCGGGAGAAAATTCGTGAAACCGGATTTAATAAGTCCGAAACGAATTTCGCACAAGCATGGATTTGTAGGCGGAGGAGTCCCGAAACGATTCGAATTATACGACTCTCAAGTAGCCAACGGATACGAAACCGGGTTAAAATTTAGTCGCCTAAAGTTAAGCGTACGGGAGAATAAGATCGAAACCATGTTAGAATTCTCTAATTCTCTGTCTTCTCATTATATTCCTTCCGGAGACCCTGAACGATTTTTGAAATTAATAATCTCCGTTAAAAATGATTCCGGAATCGAGACACAACGAAAGGAAACGAGGATCGGTCAGGAATGGGAGTGGTACCCTAAAGCAATGCTGATATCCGACAACCGCATGCGGCCCGGCGAAACCCGAATTTGGTCCGAGACTTTACAATCCGAGAAAGCGGGGATAGTGACTTTAGAAATTTTTCATGTAAGGTTAAAGGAATCTAATGCGGAGCCTATGCGAACGGCCGCGGACAAAACCGCCAAGGAATACTCCGATAAAATCCGTAATATCGAAGAATTTTATCCTTTCTCAACCCTTATCCATAAGGAAGAAGCGGATCTAAGGACCGGAAAGAGCCGCATCTTCTCTAAGAAAGAACTCTTTAAAATTTCCGCAGGGAGAAAAGGAGAGTGA
- a CDS encoding sulfurtransferase, which produces MKIKIFLLLLLLLTYPAHTASAKEKKQIGKSWFLSASDALSLERQGAIVVDAREGFKFTSYSGSIPLVWKEISRKDPPRRGYLLTESEAIEILNGKGLRKGNIILVFADPTSGWGEEGRIVWSFRTLGFLHAYIIDGGIQALRKARESKHLSDSKIETFTANPAGPPVDLAVDSGFVKSHLSDKKFIFLDSREEREFAGATPYGESRGGHLPGARSLYYKNLLNSDGYLLSESELRRKFSSVGIESEKTVVSYCTGGIRSAWLVAVLVSLGYEAKNYAGSMREWSSLDPNKFPLVKGPN; this is translated from the coding sequence ATGAAGATCAAAATCTTCTTACTGCTACTCTTATTACTCACCTACCCTGCACATACCGCATCCGCGAAAGAAAAGAAGCAAATCGGGAAAAGCTGGTTTCTGAGCGCGTCGGACGCTCTTTCCCTGGAAAGGCAGGGTGCGATCGTCGTAGATGCGAGGGAAGGGTTTAAATTTACGTCTTATTCCGGAAGCATTCCTTTAGTATGGAAGGAAATTTCCAGAAAAGACCCGCCTCGACGCGGTTATTTATTAACCGAATCCGAAGCGATCGAAATTCTAAATGGAAAGGGGCTTCGAAAGGGAAATATCATCCTCGTATTCGCCGATCCGACTTCCGGTTGGGGAGAGGAAGGAAGAATCGTTTGGTCCTTTCGTACTTTAGGCTTTTTGCATGCTTATATCATAGACGGAGGAATTCAGGCTCTTAGAAAAGCCCGCGAGTCCAAGCATCTTAGCGATTCGAAAATAGAAACTTTTACCGCGAATCCGGCTGGACCGCCGGTCGATTTGGCGGTCGACTCAGGCTTCGTAAAATCGCATTTATCGGATAAGAAATTCATATTCCTGGATTCCAGGGAAGAACGCGAGTTTGCGGGCGCCACCCCGTACGGAGAATCGCGGGGAGGACATTTACCGGGAGCTCGCTCATTATATTATAAAAATCTATTAAACTCGGACGGATATCTTCTCTCCGAATCCGAACTCAGAAGGAAGTTCTCTTCGGTCGGAATCGAATCGGAAAAGACCGTCGTATCCTATTGCACCGGAGGAATTCGATCGGCTTGGCTCGTAGCCGTGTTGGTTTCTCTCGGATACGAAGCTAAGAACTATGCCGGGTCCATGCGGGAATGGTCGTCTTTAGATCCTAATAAATTCCCCCTGGTCAAGGGTCCGAATTAG
- a CDS encoding PaaI family thioesterase encodes MKSTVRENLSFGSSPDNPDGLQLKITFDEDTKTAYGDYTVPEKFQGSPDVIHPGIIATILDEIMAKINEAMNFKTTTGELTIRFLQPAQINQPLHLRGWFVKKNKKVIENRAEIENEIGKIVARGKGKYIELDS; translated from the coding sequence ATGAAATCAACGGTTCGGGAAAACCTGAGTTTCGGTTCGAGCCCTGACAACCCGGATGGTCTTCAACTCAAGATCACCTTTGATGAGGACACTAAAACCGCTTACGGCGATTATACTGTCCCAGAAAAGTTTCAAGGTTCCCCGGATGTCATTCATCCCGGAATCATAGCTACCATATTGGACGAAATTATGGCCAAGATTAACGAGGCCATGAATTTTAAAACGACGACCGGCGAACTAACGATCCGCTTTCTTCAGCCGGCGCAAATAAATCAACCTCTGCATCTACGCGGTTGGTTTGTAAAGAAGAACAAGAAGGTAATCGAAAACAGGGCCGAAATCGAGAATGAAATCGGCAAGATTGTTGCCCGAGGCAAGGGCAAGTATATCGAACTCGATTCCTGA
- a CDS encoding transposase DNA-binding-containing protein gives MGPKMKTKHWSSTFETDLDWIEEEFLSLNLGDKRLNKRLKKIISAMSKRTDSSLPDIFGNWAGTKAAYRFFSRITSYSIHYTKLYDDDADILRQKYSRSKSFDYVRTF, from the coding sequence ATGGGACCTAAGATGAAGACTAAACATTGGAGTAGTACTTTTGAAACCGATTTAGATTGGATCGAAGAGGAGTTTTTGTCGCTGAATCTTGGAGATAAGCGATTAAATAAGCGTTTAAAAAAAATCATAAGTGCGATGTCTAAACGAACTGATTCGAGCTTACCTGACATATTCGGGAATTGGGCCGGGACTAAAGCAGCCTATCGTTTTTTTTCCCGAATAACTTCGTATAGCATACATTATACGAAGTTATACGATGATGATGCTGACATTCTTAGGCAGAAATATTCCCGGTCTAAAAGCTTCGATTATGTTCGAACCTTTTGA
- a CDS encoding peroxiredoxin: MPQVTSLAPDFKAEAVIGQQIKEIKLSDYKGKWVVLFFWPLDFTFVCPTEIIEYDAKLDEFKKLGAEVLGVSVDSAFTHLAWKNTARKQGGLGEIRYPLVADITKSIARDYGVLTEGGVALRGTFVIDPKGVIRQSTINDLPVGRNIDEAIRLVKAFQFVEKHGEVCPANWDEGKKTMKADPEKSKEYFSSVN; this comes from the coding sequence ATGCCTCAAGTAACCTCACTTGCACCGGACTTCAAAGCCGAGGCCGTAATTGGCCAACAAATCAAGGAAATCAAACTTTCCGACTACAAAGGAAAATGGGTCGTACTATTTTTCTGGCCCCTGGATTTCACGTTTGTTTGCCCTACCGAAATCATCGAGTACGATGCAAAATTGGACGAGTTCAAGAAGCTCGGCGCCGAAGTTCTAGGCGTTTCCGTGGACAGCGCCTTTACTCACCTTGCTTGGAAAAACACGGCAAGGAAACAGGGCGGACTCGGCGAAATCCGCTATCCATTGGTTGCGGACATCACTAAATCCATTGCCCGTGATTACGGCGTTCTAACTGAAGGGGGAGTCGCACTCCGTGGAACCTTCGTCATCGATCCGAAAGGCGTAATTCGCCAATCCACGATTAACGACCTTCCGGTCGGACGTAATATCGACGAAGCGATTCGTTTGGTAAAAGCTTTCCAATTCGTAGAGAAACATGGGGAAGTTTGTCCTGCAAACTGGGACGAAGGTAAAAAAACCATGAAAGCGGACCCGGAAAAGTCCAAGGAATATTTCTCCTCGGTCAACTGA
- the sufB gene encoding Fe-S cluster assembly protein SufB: MAQTLETLALDEERYYRADNFPKGLTRKVVESISHIKNEPGWLTEFRLEAFRIYQSKPMPTWGFFPNFHVDIDEYVHYIGANHKKKKSWDEVDPAVLKSFERLGIPEHERKYLAGIEAMEDSETVYANVKKELTELGIIFCDIDTAIREYPEIVRKYIGTVVSIGDNKFSALNSCVFSGGSFAYIPKGVKTPMPLQAYFKVTAASSGQYERTLLIAEEGAELEYSEGCSSVQDKGTNFHTAVVELVAHNKSKIFYTTIQNWKKNMYNWTVKRGICHESAHITWTDVNIGANTVKYPGIVLQGDNSTGDILSLAFAGSGQIQDTGARIIHVGKNTRSNILAKGVSLDGGTNSYRGLVKFASGSSNAYSHVKCDGLMMDDRSQSHAYPYNDVSGQNGTLNYEATVSRIDEDQLFYLQSRGLSEDDAKLLVINGFCEGVTKHLNVEYSVEMTRLIRMILEDGKVIAEHNDSAVI; encoded by the coding sequence ATGGCACAGACGCTGGAAACCCTTGCCCTGGATGAAGAAAGATATTATCGAGCCGATAATTTCCCGAAAGGCCTGACCCGCAAAGTCGTCGAATCCATTTCTCATATAAAAAATGAACCCGGTTGGTTGACGGAGTTTAGGCTCGAAGCCTTCCGGATATACCAAAGCAAACCCATGCCTACCTGGGGTTTTTTCCCGAATTTTCACGTAGATATCGATGAATACGTTCATTATATCGGTGCCAATCATAAGAAAAAAAAATCTTGGGACGAAGTCGATCCGGCGGTCCTGAAGAGTTTCGAGCGTTTAGGAATTCCCGAACACGAACGGAAATACCTGGCCGGAATCGAAGCGATGGAAGATTCCGAAACCGTATATGCGAACGTTAAGAAAGAACTGACCGAACTCGGAATTATTTTTTGCGATATCGATACCGCCATTCGCGAATATCCGGAAATCGTACGTAAATATATCGGAACCGTCGTCTCCATCGGAGATAATAAGTTTTCGGCATTGAACTCCTGCGTTTTCTCAGGAGGGTCTTTTGCTTACATTCCCAAGGGAGTTAAGACCCCGATGCCGCTTCAGGCGTACTTTAAAGTGACTGCGGCTTCTTCCGGTCAATACGAGCGTACTCTTCTCATTGCGGAAGAAGGTGCCGAGCTGGAATATTCGGAAGGTTGTTCTTCGGTACAGGACAAAGGAACGAATTTTCATACCGCAGTAGTGGAGTTGGTAGCTCATAATAAGTCGAAGATATTCTATACCACGATTCAGAATTGGAAAAAGAATATGTACAACTGGACGGTAAAGCGGGGGATCTGTCATGAATCCGCCCATATCACTTGGACGGACGTCAATATCGGAGCCAATACGGTTAAATATCCGGGGATCGTTCTCCAAGGAGATAATTCAACCGGTGATATACTTTCTCTCGCCTTTGCCGGGTCCGGTCAGATTCAGGATACCGGAGCCCGTATCATTCACGTAGGTAAAAATACTCGAAGCAATATTTTGGCAAAAGGAGTCTCTCTGGACGGTGGTACGAACTCTTATCGAGGTCTCGTAAAATTCGCATCAGGTTCTTCTAATGCATATAGCCACGTAAAATGCGACGGTCTAATGATGGATGATCGTTCCCAATCCCATGCCTATCCGTATAACGACGTTAGCGGCCAGAACGGCACATTGAATTACGAGGCGACGGTCTCTCGAATCGACGAAGATCAACTGTTCTATCTACAATCCAGGGGATTGTCGGAGGACGACGCCAAGTTGCTAGTGATCAACGGATTTTGTGAAGGTGTTACTAAACACTTGAACGTGGAGTATTCGGTCGAGATGACTAGGTTGATTCGGATGATTTTAGAGGATGGTAAGGTAATCGCAGAGCATAACGACTCCGCCGTAATCTGA
- a CDS encoding tetratricopeptide repeat protein codes for MINRFLGFFLLIGLLLAAFSVFTYNEEKGEEAVSETSSAGSAEKFRFSELLQTIWGDLTSKDSKPVDSNSTDPSEEPTEIFKAGLDAYERKDYETSILEYDRYLEKIPSDIYALYNRGLAKYNLGRFSEAKIDFDTALKIEPDNFDLLLYRGYCKSELEKREEAFKDVDRAIKLGAKYAEAYVNRAILYNLSEQPTAALKDAKEAVRIDAGSSRANFQIGYAYYSLKKYNDSINAYSKAIALNPKDGGQSYYNRGLGYLAVRKKTNACEDFKLSLEGGYSSANEMIREYCKK; via the coding sequence ATGATCAATCGCTTTCTAGGATTTTTTCTTCTCATAGGCTTACTTTTGGCGGCCTTTTCCGTTTTTACTTATAACGAGGAGAAAGGAGAAGAGGCCGTAAGTGAGACCTCCTCTGCAGGATCGGCGGAAAAATTTCGATTCTCGGAATTGCTTCAAACTATTTGGGGCGATCTAACCTCAAAAGATTCGAAACCGGTGGATTCTAATTCGACCGATCCGTCCGAAGAACCTACCGAAATTTTCAAAGCCGGACTCGATGCATACGAACGGAAAGATTACGAAACGTCGATTCTGGAATATGATCGCTATCTTGAAAAGATCCCGTCCGATATTTATGCACTCTATAATAGGGGACTGGCAAAATATAACCTAGGTCGATTTTCCGAAGCCAAGATCGACTTTGATACCGCTCTTAAAATCGAGCCCGATAATTTCGATCTACTTTTGTATCGAGGATACTGTAAAAGCGAATTAGAAAAGAGAGAGGAAGCCTTTAAGGACGTCGATCGTGCCATCAAGCTCGGGGCGAAATACGCCGAAGCATACGTGAACCGAGCCATCCTTTATAATCTTTCCGAACAACCGACGGCGGCATTGAAGGATGCGAAGGAAGCCGTTCGAATCGATGCCGGAAGCTCCCGCGCAAATTTCCAAATCGGCTACGCTTATTATAGTCTGAAGAAATATAATGATTCCATTAACGCCTATTCAAAAGCCATCGCTTTGAATCCTAAGGACGGAGGCCAATCGTATTATAATCGAGGTCTAGGTTATCTGGCCGTTCGTAAAAAGACGAACGCTTGCGAGGATTTTAAGCTTTCGCTCGAAGGCGGCTATTCCTCCGCAAACGAGATGATTCGGGAATATTGCAAGAAATGA
- the rlmN gene encoding 23S rRNA (adenine(2503)-C(2))-methyltransferase RlmN has product MKAYTEHSSSSEVFVDSLTPLKGKTLEELVALFASLGEKPFRAKQIYNGLYANRYESWDEFTTLGKELRGKLQEVASLTKLSVVKHLKSVDGTQKFTFESTLGSGKEFESVWIPSGDGGRKTICISSQVGCTLNCKFCATAKLPYQGNLKSSEIVDQILQVERIVGDRATNVVFMGMGEPMHNYFNVIRAAKILHDPEAIGLGSRRITISTSGVVNGIRRYIENREPYKLAISLNHPDPAGRKEIMDIEEKFSLPELLEVARDYTRILRRRITFEYVMIPGVNMSNEDAKKLVRIARRMDCKINVIPLNTEFFGWRRPSSTEVEEFLRLLEPAGVPILNRRSPGKDINGACGMLASKS; this is encoded by the coding sequence ATGAAAGCTTATACCGAACATTCATCCTCCTCCGAAGTTTTCGTCGACAGCTTGACTCCTTTAAAGGGAAAAACGTTGGAGGAATTGGTCGCTCTTTTCGCTTCCTTAGGTGAAAAACCGTTTCGAGCAAAACAAATTTATAATGGACTTTACGCGAATCGGTACGAGTCCTGGGATGAATTTACGACCTTAGGAAAGGAGTTGCGCGGAAAACTCCAAGAGGTCGCGTCCTTAACGAAACTCAGCGTGGTTAAGCATCTGAAATCCGTAGACGGAACCCAGAAATTTACCTTCGAATCGACGTTAGGCAGCGGCAAAGAATTCGAATCCGTATGGATTCCCTCCGGAGACGGCGGAAGAAAGACGATTTGCATTTCTTCTCAGGTAGGATGTACCCTTAATTGTAAATTTTGTGCCACTGCAAAACTGCCCTACCAGGGAAATTTAAAATCCTCGGAAATCGTAGATCAAATCCTACAAGTGGAACGCATCGTCGGTGATCGGGCAACGAATGTCGTATTTATGGGAATGGGTGAGCCGATGCATAATTACTTTAACGTTATACGTGCGGCGAAAATTCTTCACGATCCCGAAGCCATAGGATTAGGATCCAGAAGGATTACCATTTCGACTTCGGGTGTGGTAAACGGAATTCGTCGGTATATCGAGAATCGAGAGCCTTATAAATTAGCGATCTCTTTGAATCATCCTGATCCCGCCGGCCGGAAGGAGATTATGGACATCGAGGAGAAATTCTCGTTGCCGGAACTACTGGAAGTTGCCCGAGATTATACGAGAATTCTGCGTAGAAGAATTACATTCGAATATGTGATGATACCCGGCGTAAATATGAGTAACGAAGACGCCAAGAAATTGGTTCGGATCGCGAGAAGAATGGACTGCAAAATTAATGTCATCCCGTTGAATACCGAATTTTTCGGTTGGCGAAGGCCTAGTTCGACCGAAGTGGAGGAGTTCCTGCGATTATTGGAACCGGCTGGAGTTCCCATCTTAAATCGTCGTTCGCCCGGAAAGGATATTAACGGCGCCTGCGGCATGCTCGCTTCAAAAAGTTGA
- a CDS encoding Cys-rich protein → MKPLFYLRIFPSLLLLLTFFSCKNPYERKCQEICKFYLSCAEEEFRGKQVITDADRNLVTIDCESGCLREQGFAVPCYESEKTCKGFNRCILESGLMD, encoded by the coding sequence ATGAAGCCGCTTTTCTATTTGCGAATCTTTCCATCTTTGCTTTTACTGCTTACTTTTTTCTCCTGCAAGAATCCTTATGAGAGAAAATGTCAGGAAATCTGTAAATTTTACCTTTCCTGCGCGGAAGAAGAATTTAGAGGAAAACAAGTCATTACGGATGCGGATCGAAATCTCGTCACGATCGATTGTGAATCGGGTTGTCTTAGAGAACAGGGCTTTGCGGTCCCCTGTTATGAAAGCGAAAAAACCTGCAAAGGGTTTAACCGCTGTATTTTGGAGTCGGGATTAATGGATTGA